AAAACCTGCTTTTTAATGCCGTAAAATATGCACAAAAACAGGTATCGCTAACGCTGAAAGACACTAATAGCGAACAAGTGCTGGAGATTTATGATGATGGCGCGGGCTTACCCAAGGATGCAGCATCTCTACTTACGCCATTTTCACCCACAACCCGCAGCAATATAGCAAGTGGTTATGGTTTAGGACTGTATATAGTGGAAAGAATATGTCTTTGGCACGCAGGTAATTTAACGATGTGTAATCATGACCATACGGGCGGCGCATTCATCACCGTAAAATGGCCGAAAAAAAAGCATCATAGGTAACCTGAGCTGTGAATTACTATTCTCCTAGACAGCAAAGGGAAGTTGTTATAGTTCAAAACGCCAAGTTAAGAAATTATACCTATTCGCTTAATTAAGTGATCTATTTTGAGGCGAGAAAACCTTGTCGATAACACCGCTACCGCGCTCTGCTATCGCCAAGGTACCTACATACTGTAGGCAAGGCGAATTTTGCTATTTAGTTGTTCTAAATGAGAAATTTTCAACGCAGTTAGCGTCAGGTTTGCTCTTTCAAATTGAACAAGTATTAAGACTAATTGGTATTACCTGCGCTTACTAGAGGCCATAATTTATGGTTTTTAATATAGAAAAGCCTTGGACAACCGCTCGACTTATAAAAATAAATCGAGCGGTTTTCTTTGAATAGGGTGAGTCAGCCTATAAGCCGGGTTCTGTTCACTCCCGAAGGAGATCGATAATCATTCGTCTAGGCCTAGGATCGCTCCTAGGCTCAAGCAACCTACCCGGTTCCGATGCGGGCCACACCATAAGGAACCCTATTTGGTCTTGCTCCGGGTGGAGTTTACCTTGCAGCCAACTGTTACCAGCGGCCCGGTGCGCTCTTACCGCACCCTTTCACCCTTACCGGTCCCGAAGGACTTAGGCGGTCTTCTCTCTGCTGCACTTGTCGTAGGCTCACGCCCCCCAGCCGTTAGCTGGCACCCTGCCCATTGGAGCCCGGACTTTCCTCCCCCTGATCATTTTCGTCACAGGCAGCGATTATCCGGCTGACTCAGGCGGGCGATTATACGCACTTTAATGCAATAACGCACGCGATAAATTGCATGTATTACGCTTCTCGCTCGGCAATGATAGCCTTATACAAGGCGTTCTTTTTTAGCCCCAAATATTCAGCAGCCACGCCGCAGGCTTTCTTCAATGGCATTTCTGGCTCTAGTAACTCAATGAGCTTTTTCGCTTCTGGCGTTAATGCTTGTTCATCTCTTTGCTCACCGGGTAGCATCAACACCAATTCACCTTTTTGCTTTTCAGGCGTTTCTGTCAAAAAATCGATGAGCTCAGTAACCGTGCCACTAAAGAAGGTTTCATAGGTCTTGGTTAGCTCTTTAGCAAACACCACTTTCTGCGCCTCGCCTAACGCGACTTTCATATCCTCTAGGCTGGCCATAATGCGGTGCGTGCTTTCGTACAAGATACTGGTGATACCGGACGTGACTGCATCTTTAAAAAATTGCTGACGCGCTTGGCTTTTTGCTGGTGAAAATCCCACGAATTGGAATTTATCTGTTGGTAAGCCTGAACAGCTCACCGCAGCAATAGCGGCACACGCACCAGGAACGGGAGTGACGGTAGCACCTGCTTCACGACACAGGTTGACTACGGCATAGCCTGGATCGCTGATAAGCGGCGTCCCCGCATCAGACACTAACGCGATGTCTTTACCTTCGTTTAACCAATCTAAAATTTGCTGCGCTTTTTGTTTCTCATTGTGATCATGCAGTGCAAAAGTTTTTGCTTTAATGCTAAAGTGGCTCAATAATTTACCAGTGTGGCGCGTATCTTCTGCAGCGATTAAATCGACCTGACTTAACACTTTCAGTGCACGTTCACTGATGTCATCTAAATTACCTATTGGTGTCGCTACAATATGTAGGGTGCCGATTTTGTTTTCGTTGTGAAGATTAGCCATTGAGCTCTCCAATATCAGTCAGTAAGATATCCACTCAGTCGTGAAAAAGAAGGTTTGCCTGTGCAGTTTAAAAAGATAGCGCTTTTAGTTGCCATATTGTCGGGGTTATCCGCTTGTAGTACAAGCACAAATGTCACCAAATCCCCCAAGAAACTAAAACAACTAAAGCCGTTAGCCAATCGGATGACAGTGCCGCGTCGTTATTTGCAAAGGCGCAGAGTAAAGAAGGCGTTGCCAAAATCCAATTGCTATATGCAGCCAGAGACGCTGCTATCTTAGAAAAAGACTGGCAAATGCTAGAGCAAATTGGTTTAGCGATGGAAGCTAAAGCCAGTGTTGATCACATTCAAAACAAGTTATACATCGCATATGCTCGCAAAGAATTATCGCAGTATGCCAATGCGTTAACCATCCTAAACACTCTAGAAGGTCGACTCAATACCCCTGAACACCAAGCATGGTATGAGTATTTACTTGGTAGTATTTATGCCTCGCAGCAATTACCAAAAAAAGCATTAGTTGAGTATTTTAAAGCGGCCGATGTTGCCAATGAACATAACTTAGCGGTGGCAGGGTTAAATGAAGAAATTTGGCTCGCGCTACAGCAACTATCAAGTTACGCTCTTGAGCGCTTTGATTCTGGCTCTGTTTTACAACGCGGTTGGGTAACACTGGCTAAATATCAACAAATTTATTTGGGTTCGAGCGTCGAACTCGACCAAGCCATGAATAACTGGCGTCGCCGCTTTACTAATCACCCCGCGATTGCTTTACTGCCTAAAGATTTACAAGGCGCGGTTGCGCTTGAACCCTATCAAGTTAAAAGACTTGCGGTGTTACTACCACAGTCGGGTACGAGCGAGCGACTCGGAACAGCACTTAAAAATGGTTTCTTAGCTGCGACAGATGAAGGGGCGATTGAAGAAGTCTTCTTCATTGATGAAATGGCATCCGAATCTGAAATATTGACGCTACTTGCTGAGGCAAATGTCGATTTTGTCATTGGTCCATTATTAAAATCTAACGTTGAAAAACTGCTTGCCAATAAAAGCTTTTCAGCTTACCCAACCTTATTTTTAAATGCGCGCGAAACGCTCACGCCGAGCAGCAGTGAACAGTACTTTTTTGCGCTTAATCCTGAGCATGAAGTTGAGCAAGCAATGAAGCATTTTCTTGCTAAAGGCTATAAAAAGCCAATGTTACTGGCTCCAGCAAACGCATCTGGTAAACGTTTGATTGAGTATTTTGACCAAGGTTGGAAGCACTACAGTGAGACCGAGCCAGAAGTGGGCTATTACACCAATAGTACCAACATGGCAGATGTCATCACGGATATTTTAGAGGTCGACGCTTCCAAAGCACGCACCAGTGTCATCAAAAGTCTATTTCGTAAAGAGGTCAAAAGCGAAACACGCTCTAGACGCGACATTGATGCCATCTATATTTTAGGTGATGCAATGGAAACCCGACTGCTCAAGCCTTATTTAGATGTCAATGTCAGTACGTTTGCAGACAGGATCCCTTTGTATGCAAGCTCTCGCAGTTATAGTAAACAAATTGATGTTACAGATAAGGGCGATTTAGAAGGGCTTTATTTTACTGAGCAACCGTGGATGCTGCCGGGTGCAGTAGAACAAGCATCGCTTAGAGATGCGTATCAATCTTTATGGCCTGAACAGGCCGACCTAGAACAGCGCCTATTTGCGATGGCATATGACGCCACGAATTTAGTCCCAGAGCTGCGCCAGCTGGCTTGGCTATCGGGTAAAAGTTTTGATGGCTTAACCGGCCAGCTCAGTATTCATGGCGGCACTGATGTTGTACGAAAACTGAGTTGGGCACAGTATCATAATAAACAAATTCGCTTGGTGAGCTTGGATGAACAGCCTCCACTACCATTATTTATGCAACAAGAGAAACCTACGGGAGACTCTTTGATCAGATAGGATATCTGGATGTTCAAAGGACTATTTAGCAACACACGGAGTAAGGGCGAGCATTTTGAGTTGATTGCGGAGCAATTCTTGGTAAAACAAGGATTAACCCCTGTCACCAGAAACTATCTCTGTAAATTCGGAGAGATAGACCTTATCATGCGAGAGTCGCAAACCTTAGTGTTTATTGAAGTAAAGTATCGTGATAGCCGACACTTTGGTGGCGCAATTAACGCGCTATCGAAAACTAAGCTTCAAAGATTAAAGCGTAGTATTTATAATTATTTAGCACAGCAAAATTTGCATAACACGCAACTTAGAGTCGACTTTGTTGCCATTCAAGGGGCCGACCCCCCTGAAATAAACTGGATTAGAAATATTTTTTAGCATGCAAGAATCTATAAAATCTATATTTACAGAGTCAATTCAAGCGCAGATAGCGGCGGGCGAGGTATTGCCTAAAGCGCTAGAAACCGCAGCTATGACGATGGCTCAGAGTCTGATCAATGGCAATAAAATCATCTGCTGCGGGGCGCCAAGTAATCATATGTTGGCGCATCACTTCGCAACCATCTTAAGCAACTTTTACGAAACGGAACGCCCGTGTCTGCCAGCAATTGCACTGACGAATGAGCAATATAACTTGGCGTCGCCAGAAAATGGCAAAGCCAGAGAGCGTTTTGCCAAGCAAATACGTGCATTCGCGCAGCAAGGAGACTTGCTGGTAGCTTATGCCATTAACGGACAAGAAAAGGCGGTTATTGGCGCGGTAGAAGCTGCCCTTACTAGAGATATGAAAGTTATCGCGCTAGTTGGCGATGATGGTGGTGAAATAACCGGCTTGTTAGGCCCACAGGATGTAGAGATCCGGATCCCAAGTAAACGCCCAAGCCGAATAATCGAGTCACAACTATTCAATACCCACTGTTTAAGTGAGCTAATCGACGCAATTTTATTCCCTCAGGACGAAGTATGATGATGAGAATAACCTCTTTACTTGCCGCCATCTTGTTATTACAAGGGTGTGCTGCTGCGGTAGTTGCAGGCACAGCTGGTGCGGTGTCTGCAGCAAATGATAGACGCACTATCGGTGCACAAATTGACGATAACAATATCGAAATTAAAGGTACGCTTGCCATCAAAGAGATTAAGCGCCTCGCGGATCATGCCAATATCACGCTGGTTAGCGTTAATGGCGTGGTATTAATGATTGGTCAGGTTACCAATCAAGAAATGAAAACGGAAGCTGAGCGTGCACTACAGAACGTTGCTGGAATTAAGCAAGTACATAACCAGTTGAGAATAAGC
The sequence above is a segment of the Pseudoalteromonas piscicida genome. Coding sequences within it:
- the rsmI gene encoding 16S rRNA (cytidine(1402)-2'-O)-methyltransferase yields the protein MANLHNENKIGTLHIVATPIGNLDDISERALKVLSQVDLIAAEDTRHTGKLLSHFSIKAKTFALHDHNEKQKAQQILDWLNEGKDIALVSDAGTPLISDPGYAVVNLCREAGATVTPVPGACAAIAAVSCSGLPTDKFQFVGFSPAKSQARQQFFKDAVTSGITSILYESTHRIMASLEDMKVALGEAQKVVFAKELTKTYETFFSGTVTELIDFLTETPEKQKGELVLMLPGEQRDEQALTPEAKKLIELLEPEMPLKKACGVAAEYLGLKKNALYKAIIAEREA
- a CDS encoding YraN family protein translates to MFKGLFSNTRSKGEHFELIAEQFLVKQGLTPVTRNYLCKFGEIDLIMRESQTLVFIEVKYRDSRHFGGAINALSKTKLQRLKRSIYNYLAQQNLHNTQLRVDFVAIQGADPPEINWIRNIF
- a CDS encoding SIS domain-containing protein is translated as MQESIKSIFTESIQAQIAAGEVLPKALETAAMTMAQSLINGNKIICCGAPSNHMLAHHFATILSNFYETERPCLPAIALTNEQYNLASPENGKARERFAKQIRAFAQQGDLLVAYAINGQEKAVIGAVEAALTRDMKVIALVGDDGGEITGLLGPQDVEIRIPSKRPSRIIESQLFNTHCLSELIDAILFPQDEV
- the dolP gene encoding division/outer membrane stress-associated lipid-binding lipoprotein: MMMRITSLLAAILLLQGCAAAVVAGTAGAVSAANDRRTIGAQIDDNNIEIKGTLAIKEIKRLADHANITLVSVNGVVLMIGQVTNQEMKTEAERALQNVAGIKQVHNQLRISSNIGITTQTHDTWLTSKVKTKLLAADEVNGANIKVVTENAEVFLMGLVSKQEANSAVEIARNINGVKRVIKAFEYI